In one Butyrivibrio proteoclasticus B316 genomic region, the following are encoded:
- a CDS encoding PSP1 domain-containing protein: protein MTKVIGVRFRTAGKIYYFSPGKYEIKKGDHVIVETARGIEYGTVVAAPKDIEDEEVVKPLKTVLRTASTKDDEQEKANREKEKEAFKVCLEKIKKHNLDMKLIDAEYTFDNNKILFYFTADGRIDFRELVKDLAAVFKTRIELRQIGVRDETKIIGGYGICGRPLCCHSYLSDFVPVSIKMAKEQSLSLNPTKISGVCGRLMCCLKNEEDVYEELNRKMPGVGDFCRANDGLEGEVSSVNILRQTVKILVDVDDEKEVHEYKLEELEFIKKKQKKKNNNKKNSQEDEEIKELEALEKKEKQEGKSKLGDN, encoded by the coding sequence ATGACAAAAGTTATCGGCGTAAGATTTAGAACAGCCGGCAAGATATATTACTTTTCACCAGGTAAATACGAAATCAAAAAGGGTGACCATGTAATTGTTGAGACTGCAAGAGGAATTGAGTACGGAACAGTAGTAGCTGCTCCCAAGGATATTGAAGATGAAGAGGTGGTTAAACCTCTCAAGACTGTCCTTAGAACTGCAAGTACCAAGGATGACGAGCAGGAGAAGGCTAACAGGGAAAAAGAAAAGGAAGCTTTCAAGGTGTGTCTTGAGAAGATCAAAAAGCACAACCTTGATATGAAGCTTATTGATGCAGAATACACATTTGATAATAACAAGATTCTCTTTTACTTTACTGCCGATGGAAGAATTGACTTCAGAGAATTAGTTAAGGATCTGGCAGCGGTTTTCAAGACCAGAATTGAGCTTCGCCAGATAGGCGTTCGTGATGAGACCAAGATTATAGGTGGTTACGGCATTTGTGGAAGACCACTTTGTTGCCACTCCTACCTTTCTGATTTTGTACCTGTATCTATCAAGATGGCCAAGGAACAGAGTCTGTCCCTTAACCCAACCAAGATATCAGGTGTTTGCGGAAGACTTATGTGCTGCCTCAAGAATGAAGAGGATGTTTACGAAGAACTCAACAGGAAAATGCCGGGTGTGGGCGATTTCTGCAGAGCCAATGACGGACTTGAGGGAGAAGTTTCAAGCGTCAATATTCTTAGACAGACAGTTAAGATTCTCGTTGATGTAGATGATGAGAAAGAGGTTCACGAGTACAAGCTCGAGGAACTTGAATTTATCAAAAAGAAGCAAAAGAAAAAGAACAATAATAAAAAGAATTCTCAGGAAGACGAAGAGATCAAAGAGCTTGAGGCTCTTGAGAAGAAAGAGAAACAGGAAGGGAAGTCTAAACTTGGGGACAATTGA
- a CDS encoding nucleoside/nucleotide kinase family protein translates to MGKIFLLMGKSTSGKDTIYKYLIQDEELGLKKIVPYTTRPMRDGEKDGAEYYFKNEQEYQQLKDAEKIIEERTYHTKYGEWRYFTVDDGQIDLAKGDYLVIGTLESYCSFRDYFGQEIVAPVLINVDTKIRLHRALDREDKQENPKYDEMCRRFLADEEDFSEDKISEAGVTRRFNNNDDVQSCISEIRSFIQDNK, encoded by the coding sequence ATGGGGAAGATTTTTCTTTTGATGGGAAAGAGCACATCAGGCAAGGATACAATTTACAAGTATCTTATTCAGGATGAAGAGCTCGGTTTAAAAAAGATAGTGCCTTACACAACTCGTCCTATGAGGGATGGCGAGAAAGATGGGGCAGAGTATTATTTTAAAAATGAACAGGAGTATCAGCAACTTAAAGATGCTGAAAAGATCATCGAGGAGAGAACGTACCACACCAAGTATGGTGAGTGGAGATACTTTACAGTAGATGACGGACAGATAGACCTTGCAAAAGGAGACTATCTCGTTATAGGTACTCTGGAGTCATATTGTTCCTTTAGAGATTATTTTGGCCAGGAAATAGTAGCACCGGTTCTGATAAATGTTGATACTAAGATCAGGCTTCATAGGGCTTTGGACAGAGAAGATAAGCAGGAAAATCCCAAGTATGATGAGATGTGCAGAAGATTTCTTGCTGACGAAGAGGATTTTAGCGAGGACAAGATTTCTGAGGCAGGAGTTACAAGACGTTTTAATAATAATGATGATGTACAGAGCTGTATCTCAGAGATAAGATCTTTTATTCAGGATAATAAGTAA
- a CDS encoding tRNA1(Val) (adenine(37)-N6)-methyltransferase, with translation MDAVLLSGFANAPEGGRCLDLGTGTGIIPILMAAKTNARELIGLEIQEASAEMANRSVLLNDLEARVKIVQGDIKEADQLFEAASFDVVTSNPPYMIGGHGLQNPDGPKAIARHEIKCDLEDVIKAAARCLKSGGKFYMVHRPFRLTEIMVLMHEYKVEPKRMRLVYPFVDKEPSMVLIEGARGGKPRITVEEPLIIYEEQGKYTREIYDIYGY, from the coding sequence ATGGATGCAGTTCTTTTGTCCGGATTTGCAAATGCTCCTGAGGGGGGAAGATGTCTTGATCTGGGAACAGGCACAGGAATCATCCCGATCCTTATGGCAGCCAAGACAAATGCCAGAGAACTGATTGGTCTTGAGATCCAGGAAGCTTCTGCAGAAATGGCGAATAGGAGCGTTCTTCTTAATGACCTTGAGGCCAGGGTGAAAATTGTACAAGGAGACATTAAGGAGGCAGATCAATTATTTGAGGCTGCCTCTTTTGATGTTGTAACAAGCAACCCACCTTATATGATAGGCGGACATGGACTGCAGAATCCGGATGGACCTAAGGCTATTGCGAGACATGAAATCAAATGTGATCTTGAGGATGTAATAAAGGCAGCAGCCAGATGTCTTAAAAGTGGCGGTAAGTTTTATATGGTCCACAGGCCATTTAGACTGACTGAAATAATGGTTCTAATGCATGAGTACAAGGTAGAGCCTAAGCGAATGAGGCTTGTGTATCCCTTTGTGGATAAGGAACCAAGTATGGTGCTGATAGAAGGGGCCAGAGGCGGTAAACCCAGGATCACGGTGGAAGAGCCGCTGATAATCTACGAAGAGCAGGGCAAGTACACAAGAGAAATATACGATATTTACGGATACTAA
- the pyk gene encoding pyruvate kinase, giving the protein MRKTKIICTIGPASESEEKLREIMLAGMNVARFNFSHGSHEEHKRKYDRIKKLRDELELPIAVMLDTKGPEIRLKDFENGKEELVTGQRFTLTSRDIMGTKDEVAITYKELTNDCKEGMTILLDDGLIELRVDEVTDTDIICTVINGGPVSDKKGVNVPGAELTMPYLSEQDKSDIIFGCEQGFDFVAASFVRTKDDVLAIREILKEKNSQMKIIAKIESTQGINNLESILQEADGIMVARGDMGVEVPFEDVPVVQKEMIKMAEAEGKYVITATQMLDSMIHHPRPTRAEVTDVANAIYDGTTAIMLSGETASGDYPVEAVKTMARIAERTEADIDYVGRLRKRDYAPGDSTTAISHATCNIAAEVNADAILTVTMSGFTASMVSRYKPNCQIIACTINPTVCRQANLMWGVAPLHIRQEDTADELFKEAINAAKNAGYLKAGDKVVLTAGVPLGIPGRTNMIRVEEL; this is encoded by the coding sequence ATGCGTAAGACAAAAATAATTTGCACAATCGGACCTGCCAGTGAAAGTGAGGAGAAGCTCCGCGAGATAATGCTCGCAGGAATGAATGTTGCTCGTTTCAATTTTTCTCATGGATCTCATGAGGAGCACAAGAGAAAATATGACAGGATCAAGAAACTGAGAGATGAACTTGAACTTCCTATCGCAGTTATGCTTGATACCAAGGGACCTGAGATTCGACTCAAGGATTTTGAGAATGGCAAGGAAGAACTTGTTACAGGCCAGAGATTTACTCTCACTTCAAGAGATATCATGGGCACTAAGGATGAAGTTGCTATCACATATAAAGAGCTTACAAATGATTGTAAGGAAGGCATGACAATTCTTCTTGATGATGGACTTATTGAACTCAGAGTTGATGAAGTAACAGATACAGATATTATCTGTACAGTAATTAACGGAGGACCAGTTTCAGATAAAAAAGGTGTGAATGTACCTGGCGCAGAGCTTACAATGCCATACCTCAGTGAACAGGATAAGAGCGATATTATCTTTGGATGCGAGCAGGGATTTGACTTTGTTGCTGCTTCTTTTGTAAGAACTAAGGATGATGTTCTAGCTATCAGAGAAATTCTTAAAGAGAAGAACAGTCAGATGAAGATTATTGCCAAGATTGAGAGCACACAGGGTATTAACAATCTTGAGTCAATCCTTCAGGAAGCTGATGGAATCATGGTTGCCAGAGGTGACATGGGTGTAGAAGTTCCATTTGAGGATGTTCCTGTTGTTCAGAAGGAAATGATCAAGATGGCAGAAGCTGAAGGCAAATATGTTATTACAGCTACACAGATGCTTGATTCTATGATACATCATCCACGTCCAACAAGAGCTGAGGTTACAGACGTTGCCAATGCTATTTACGACGGAACAACAGCAATCATGCTCTCTGGTGAGACAGCATCAGGAGATTATCCGGTTGAAGCTGTTAAGACTATGGCTAGAATTGCTGAGAGAACGGAGGCCGATATTGATTATGTAGGAAGACTCCGTAAAAGAGATTACGCTCCCGGAGATTCTACAACAGCAATTTCACATGCTACATGTAATATTGCTGCAGAAGTTAATGCAGATGCTATCCTTACAGTCACAATGTCCGGCTTTACAGCAAGTATGGTTTCAAGATATAAACCAAATTGCCAGATAATCGCTTGTACGATCAACCCTACTGTATGCAGACAGGCAAACCTCATGTGGGGTGTTGCTCCACTTCACATCAGACAGGAAGATACAGCAGATGAATTGTTCAAGGAAGCTATCAATGCTGCCAAGAATGCAGGCTATCTCAAGGCAGGAGATAAGGTAGTTCTGACAGCAGGTGTACCACTTGGTATTCCAGGCAGAACAAATATGATTCGTGTAGAAGAACTGTGA
- a CDS encoding YaaR family protein gives MDIKINNITQPQQAPAPEQVQEAGGDFKFVLTSKLEDSSLAERLNLMMQDIVQQGERISKKNDIKDMQRYRILIKDFMNEVVTRSHVFSRENFLDRKGRHRVYGIIRQVDDELDELARELVKDEKDNIAILAKIGQIQGLLLDIFT, from the coding sequence ATGGATATTAAGATAAATAATATCACGCAGCCGCAACAGGCACCGGCACCTGAACAGGTTCAGGAGGCAGGTGGGGATTTTAAGTTTGTGCTCACCAGTAAGCTTGAAGATTCATCTCTCGCAGAACGCCTGAATTTGATGATGCAGGATATTGTTCAGCAAGGTGAGAGGATTTCCAAGAAGAATGATATTAAGGACATGCAGAGATACCGCATCCTTATCAAAGACTTCATGAATGAAGTAGTTACAAGGTCTCATGTCTTTTCCAGAGAGAATTTCCTTGATAGAAAAGGAAGGCACAGGGTTTACGGTATTATCAGACAGGTGGACGACGAGCTTGATGAGCTTGCAAGAGAACTTGTTAAGGATGAGAAGGATAATATTGCGATTCTTGCAAAAATCGGGCAGATTCAGGGTCTTTTGCTTGATATATTCACCTGA
- a CDS encoding CTP synthase, translating into MAVKYIFVTGGVVSGLGKGITAASLGRLLKARGYKVTMQKFDPYINIDPGTMNPVQHGEVFVTEDGTETDLDLGHYERFIDENLDKNSNVTTGKIYWSVLQKERRGDYGGRTVQVIPHITNEIKSKFYRNFTDDETRIAIIEVGGTVGDIESQPFLEAIRQFQHEVGHENAMLILVSLIPYLRCSQEIKTKPTQSAVKTMQGMGLQPDVIVCRTEIELDQETKDKIALFCNVPSSHVLNNLDLEYLYEAPLAMEKEHLAQVACECLNLNCPEPDLTDWKAMVDTLYSLKHEVKVALVGKYTQLHDAYISVVEALKHGGISNQTAVDIKWVDSEGVTDENVDEIFKDVDGIIVPGGFGDRGIEGMITSIKYARENNVPFLGLCLGMQLAIIEFARHVIGYNDAHSIEFDPNTTHPMIALLPDQNGVEDIGGTLRLGSYPCVLDKDSKAYQLFGSENITERHRHRYEVNNDYRAVLVSNGMKLCGLSPDGRIVEMIELPSNHFHMATQAHPELKSRPNRPHPLFAGFIGASLEHEKNR; encoded by the coding sequence ATGGCAGTTAAGTACATTTTCGTTACTGGCGGCGTTGTATCCGGACTTGGCAAGGGTATAACAGCAGCATCACTAGGAAGACTACTCAAGGCTCGTGGCTATAAGGTTACGATGCAGAAGTTCGACCCCTATATTAACATTGACCCCGGAACTATGAACCCTGTTCAGCACGGAGAGGTATTCGTGACTGAAGATGGTACTGAAACTGACCTCGATCTTGGTCACTACGAAAGATTTATTGACGAGAATCTAGATAAAAATTCTAACGTTACAACCGGTAAAATTTACTGGTCCGTTCTTCAGAAAGAGCGCCGCGGAGATTATGGCGGACGCACCGTGCAGGTAATCCCTCACATCACCAACGAAATAAAGAGTAAATTCTATAGAAACTTTACCGATGATGAAACGCGCATCGCAATTATTGAAGTCGGCGGAACAGTCGGAGACATCGAATCTCAGCCATTCCTTGAGGCAATCAGACAGTTCCAGCATGAGGTAGGACATGAGAACGCTATGCTTATTCTCGTTTCACTCATTCCTTATCTTCGCTGCTCTCAGGAGATCAAGACCAAGCCTACACAGTCTGCAGTTAAGACAATGCAGGGAATGGGTCTTCAGCCTGATGTTATTGTATGTCGTACAGAGATTGAACTTGATCAGGAGACCAAGGATAAGATAGCTCTTTTCTGCAACGTTCCTAGCAGTCATGTACTCAATAACCTTGATCTTGAGTACCTTTACGAAGCTCCTCTTGCAATGGAAAAAGAGCATCTGGCTCAGGTAGCATGTGAATGTCTCAATCTTAATTGCCCGGAACCTGATCTTACAGATTGGAAGGCAATGGTTGATACTCTCTACTCACTCAAGCATGAAGTTAAGGTTGCTCTTGTTGGTAAGTACACACAGCTCCACGATGCTTACATCTCTGTAGTTGAAGCTCTCAAACATGGTGGTATCTCTAATCAGACAGCAGTCGATATCAAGTGGGTTGATTCTGAGGGAGTTACTGATGAAAACGTTGATGAAATCTTCAAGGATGTAGACGGAATCATTGTTCCCGGCGGATTTGGCGACAGAGGTATCGAGGGAATGATCACTTCTATCAAATATGCGAGAGAAAACAACGTTCCATTCCTTGGACTTTGCCTTGGAATGCAGCTTGCAATAATCGAATTTGCAAGACACGTAATTGGTTATAATGATGCTCATTCAATCGAGTTTGATCCTAATACTACTCATCCTATGATAGCTCTTTTACCAGATCAGAATGGTGTTGAGGATATCGGCGGAACCCTTCGTCTTGGTTCATATCCTTGTGTACTTGATAAGGATTCCAAGGCTTATCAGCTCTTTGGTTCAGAGAATATCACTGAGCGTCATCGTCATAGATATGAGGTTAACAACGATTACAGAGCAGTTCTTGTTTCTAATGGAATGAAGCTTTGTGGCCTTTCTCCAGATGGCAGGATTGTTGAGATGATTGAGCTTCCTTCTAATCATTTCCACATGGCTACACAGGCTCATCCTGAGCTTAAGAGCAGACCAAACAGACCACATCCACTCTTTGCCGGTTTCATTGGAGCTTCACTTGAGCATGAGAAGAACCGATAA
- a CDS encoding DNA polymerase III subunit: MADFADIIDQNQMKEHMQNALSTGKVSHAYIISGENGSGKEYIARIFAKALQCEHRENKNEYIEACNECHSCVQALSDNHPDIITITHEKPNSIGVDDIREKLRDDVVIKPYESEYKIYIIPEGEKMTQAAQNALLKTLEEPPSYIVIIILTNNINAFLQTIISRCIVLPMKPVKDDSIRKYLMEECHVVDYKAVLCASFARGNVGKALELASNERFDELKNGTIELVSKLKGLEIHDMMDRVHELLAPSEEDDKNSKKGIDTKALEDFMDVLLFLFRDMLVYKATEEDNHLIFTDKISYIRDATRSCTYDGINRIIKNMETAKNRINSNVNIDIALELMLLGIKENL, from the coding sequence ATGGCAGATTTTGCCGACATAATAGACCAGAATCAGATGAAAGAGCACATGCAGAATGCGCTTAGTACAGGCAAGGTTTCTCATGCATATATTATTTCGGGAGAGAATGGCTCCGGAAAAGAGTATATTGCCAGGATATTTGCCAAAGCACTGCAGTGTGAGCACAGAGAGAATAAGAACGAATATATAGAAGCCTGCAACGAATGTCATTCATGCGTGCAGGCTTTAAGTGATAATCATCCGGACATAATTACCATCACTCATGAGAAGCCCAATAGTATTGGTGTAGATGACATCAGGGAGAAGCTTCGTGATGATGTAGTTATCAAGCCGTACGAAAGTGAGTATAAAATTTACATTATACCTGAAGGCGAGAAAATGACTCAGGCAGCGCAGAATGCACTTCTTAAAACACTTGAGGAACCGCCTTCATATATTGTTATCATTATCCTCACTAACAATATCAATGCCTTTTTACAGACGATCATCAGTAGATGCATAGTTCTTCCAATGAAACCTGTTAAGGATGATTCTATCAGGAAATACCTGATGGAAGAGTGCCATGTGGTTGACTATAAGGCGGTATTATGTGCTTCTTTTGCGAGAGGAAATGTCGGAAAGGCACTCGAACTTGCTTCAAATGAAAGATTTGATGAGCTCAAAAATGGAACTATTGAGTTAGTAAGTAAATTAAAAGGGCTTGAAATCCATGATATGATGGACAGAGTTCATGAACTTCTTGCTCCTTCTGAGGAAGATGACAAGAACAGTAAGAAAGGCATAGATACCAAGGCACTTGAGGACTTTATGGACGTCCTTTTGTTTCTCTTTAGGGATATGCTGGTGTATAAGGCTACAGAAGAAGATAATCACTTGATTTTCACTGATAAGATATCGTATATTAGAGATGCTACACGCAGTTGTACATATGATGGAATTAATCGTATTATTAAGAATATGGAAACAGCGAAGAATCGCATTAATTCCAATGTTAATATAGATATAGCTTTGGAGCTGATGCTCCTTGGCATTAAGGAGAACTTATGA
- the rsmI gene encoding 16S rRNA (cytidine(1402)-2'-O)-methyltransferase, giving the protein MAGKLYLCATPIGNLDDMTFRVLETLKSVDLIAAEDTRNSIKLLNHFDIHTEMTSYHEYNKYDKAQYLIGKMQEGTNVALITDAGTPAISDPGEVLVAECHKAGITVTSLPGPAACITALTLSGLSTRRFCFEGFLPSQDDKKARKRILEDLKDESRTIIVYEAPHHLRAALDDLYESLGDRRISICRELTKKFEDVNPTTIERAISFYKDNEPRGEYVLVIEGKSLEEQDEEKRKSWQDMSVEDHMKFYEDQGIPRKEAMKMVAADRGVGKREIYKELLGE; this is encoded by the coding sequence ATGGCAGGAAAACTTTACCTCTGTGCTACTCCGATTGGTAATTTGGACGATATGACTTTCAGAGTTCTTGAGACTTTAAAGAGCGTTGATCTGATAGCTGCGGAGGATACAAGAAATAGCATTAAGCTATTAAATCATTTTGACATACATACTGAAATGACAAGTTATCATGAGTATAACAAGTATGATAAAGCACAATACTTGATTGGGAAGATGCAAGAAGGAACAAACGTCGCACTTATTACTGATGCAGGAACTCCGGCGATTTCAGACCCCGGAGAAGTTCTGGTTGCAGAGTGCCACAAGGCCGGAATTACAGTAACATCGCTTCCCGGACCTGCTGCGTGCATCACAGCACTTACTCTGTCAGGCTTATCTACAAGGAGATTTTGCTTTGAAGGATTTCTTCCATCGCAGGATGATAAGAAGGCCAGAAAAAGAATCCTCGAAGACCTTAAGGATGAGAGCAGAACTATTATAGTATATGAAGCTCCGCATCATTTAAGAGCAGCTTTAGATGATCTGTATGAAAGTCTTGGAGACAGAAGAATTTCTATATGCAGGGAACTTACCAAGAAGTTTGAGGATGTTAATCCAACAACTATAGAAAGAGCTATTTCTTTTTACAAGGATAATGAGCCTAGAGGCGAGTATGTTCTGGTGATAGAAGGAAAGAGCCTTGAGGAGCAGGATGAAGAAAAACGTAAATCATGGCAGGATATGTCAGTAGAGGATCACATGAAATTCTATGAAGATCAGGGAATTCCTCGCAAAGAAGCTATGAAGATGGTTGCTGCTGACAGAGGCGTAGGTAAAAGAGAGATATATAAAGAATTACTTGGGGAATAA
- the pckA gene encoding phosphoenolpyruvate carboxykinase (ATP): MANIDLSQYGITGTTEIVHNPSYELLYEEEKKSDLTGYEKGVDTELGAVNVMTGIYTGRSPKDKYIVMDENSKDTVWWTSDEYKNDNHPMSEEVWAKVKEIAKKELCNKRLFVVDAFCGANKDTRMAVRFIVEVAWQAHFIKNMFIQPSDAELAEFKPDFVVYNASKAKVDDYQALGLNSETCVAFNITSREQVIINTWYGGEMKKGMFSMMNYYLPLKGMASMHCSANTDMEGKNTAIFFGLSGTGKTTLSTDPKRLLIGDDEHGWDDNGVFNFEGGCYAKVIGLDKDAEPDIYGAIKRNALLENVTVDAAGKIDFDDKSVTENTRVSYPIDHINNIVQKVNKVSAGPDAKNVIFLSADAFGVLPPVSILTPEQTQYYFLSGFTAKLAGTERGITEPTPTFSACFGQAFLELHPTKYGEELVKKMQKSGAKAYLVNTGWNGTGKRISIKDTRGIIDAILNGDVNKAETKKIPIFDFEVPTSLPGVDPTILDPRDTYADASEWETKAKDLAERFTKNFKKYEGNDAGKALVAAGPKL; the protein is encoded by the coding sequence ATGGCAAACATCGATTTAAGCCAGTATGGCATCACAGGTACTACCGAGATAGTTCATAACCCATCTTATGAGCTTCTTTATGAAGAAGAGAAAAAATCAGATCTTACAGGATATGAGAAGGGTGTTGACACTGAACTTGGTGCTGTTAACGTAATGACAGGTATCTACACAGGTCGTTCTCCTAAAGATAAGTACATCGTTATGGATGAGAATTCTAAGGACACTGTATGGTGGACATCTGACGAGTACAAGAACGATAACCACCCAATGAGCGAAGAAGTTTGGGCTAAGGTTAAAGAGATCGCCAAGAAAGAGCTTTGCAACAAGAGACTTTTTGTTGTTGATGCGTTCTGTGGAGCTAACAAAGACACTCGTATGGCAGTTCGTTTCATCGTTGAGGTTGCTTGGCAGGCTCACTTCATTAAGAATATGTTCATTCAGCCTTCAGATGCTGAGCTTGCTGAGTTCAAGCCAGATTTCGTAGTTTACAATGCTTCTAAGGCTAAGGTTGATGATTATCAGGCACTTGGTCTTAACTCAGAGACTTGCGTAGCATTTAATATTACAAGCCGTGAGCAGGTTATCATCAATACATGGTACGGCGGAGAGATGAAGAAGGGTATGTTCTCAATGATGAACTATTACCTTCCTCTTAAGGGCATGGCTTCTATGCACTGCTCAGCTAACACAGATATGGAAGGTAAGAACACAGCTATCTTCTTTGGTCTTTCTGGAACAGGTAAGACAACTCTTTCAACAGATCCTAAGAGACTTCTTATCGGTGATGACGAGCACGGTTGGGACGACAACGGAGTATTCAACTTCGAGGGCGGCTGCTATGCTAAGGTTATCGGTCTTGATAAGGACGCTGAGCCTGATATCTATGGCGCTATCAAGAGAAACGCTCTTCTTGAGAACGTAACTGTTGATGCTGCTGGTAAGATTGACTTTGATGACAAGTCAGTTACAGAGAACACACGTGTATCATATCCTATTGATCACATTAACAATATCGTTCAGAAGGTTAACAAGGTTTCTGCTGGTCCTGATGCTAAGAACGTTATCTTCCTTTCAGCTGATGCGTTCGGAGTACTTCCTCCAGTATCTATCCTTACACCTGAGCAGACTCAGTACTACTTCCTTTCAGGTTTCACAGCTAAGCTTGCTGGAACAGAGAGAGGTATCACAGAGCCTACACCTACATTCTCAGCTTGCTTCGGACAGGCATTCCTTGAGCTTCATCCTACAAAGTACGGCGAAGAGCTCGTTAAGAAGATGCAGAAGTCTGGCGCTAAGGCTTACCTCGTTAACACAGGTTGGAACGGCACAGGTAAGAGAATTTCTATTAAGGATACTCGTGGTATCATCGATGCAATCCTTAATGGCGATGTAAACAAGGCTGAGACTAAGAAGATCCCGATCTTCGATTTCGAAGTTCCTACATCACTTCCAGGAGTTGATCCTACAATTCTTGATCCTAGAGATACATATGCTGATGCTTCTGAGTGGGAGACAAAGGCTAAGGATCTTGCAGAGAGATTTACTAAGAACTTCAAGAAGTATGAAGGCAATGACGCAGGTAAGGCTCTTGTAGCAGCTGGCCCAAAGCTTTGA
- a CDS encoding glycoside hydrolase family 27 protein: MSEEKSYVAKRPPMGWNSWDCYGAAVTEDILLGNARYMAENLKEFGWEYIICDIQWYEPGADSHAYHKFTDLEMDEYSRLMPATDRFPSARDGKGFGPIAEQIHDMGLKFGIHIMRGVPRQAVHRNTPILGSKATARDIAHPASICMWNTDMYGVDANCEGAQEYYNSIFKLYAEWGIDYVKVDDIARIDCGPEAPGAGFSEIAMIKKAIANCGRDIVLSLSPGPARVEQKDFLLDNANMWRMTDDFWDKWDLLYGMFERCKAWEGIGCKDHWPDCDMLPIGHLCVCEDASGDETHKLSDDPARANKGHYTHFTEDEQKILMTLWCIFRSPLMIGAEMRDNDEFTLSLLTNKKLLNMHKHGKKAREISRKDDMVIWKSQTKDGKLYVAVFNIGEKENSAKIKFKDLGLDTKDEFPAIDVWEGSRYTIKDKKEVKLKPHSVVCFEIEAGETFSKS; encoded by the coding sequence ATGAGCGAAGAAAAAAGCTATGTAGCGAAAAGACCACCTATGGGGTGGAACAGCTGGGATTGCTATGGCGCAGCTGTAACTGAGGATATTTTACTTGGCAATGCCAGATATATGGCAGAGAATCTCAAGGAATTTGGATGGGAGTACATTATTTGTGATATTCAGTGGTACGAACCCGGAGCAGACTCCCATGCATATCATAAGTTTACAGATCTCGAGATGGATGAGTATTCCAGACTAATGCCGGCAACAGACAGATTTCCTTCAGCAAGGGATGGAAAAGGATTTGGACCTATAGCAGAGCAGATTCACGATATGGGGCTTAAGTTTGGAATCCATATTATGAGAGGTGTTCCGAGACAGGCGGTTCACAGGAATACTCCTATTCTTGGAAGCAAAGCTACAGCAAGAGATATTGCACATCCAGCGTCAATATGCATGTGGAACACAGATATGTATGGTGTAGATGCAAATTGTGAGGGTGCGCAGGAGTATTATAATTCGATATTCAAGCTCTATGCTGAATGGGGAATTGACTATGTAAAAGTTGATGATATAGCCAGAATTGACTGCGGACCGGAGGCACCAGGTGCGGGATTTTCAGAGATCGCAATGATCAAGAAAGCTATCGCTAACTGCGGAAGAGATATCGTTTTGTCTTTATCTCCCGGACCGGCAAGAGTAGAACAGAAGGACTTCCTTCTGGACAATGCCAATATGTGGCGTATGACCGACGATTTCTGGGACAAATGGGATCTTCTCTATGGAATGTTTGAGAGATGTAAAGCGTGGGAAGGCATTGGCTGTAAGGATCACTGGCCTGATTGTGATATGCTTCCAATTGGCCATCTCTGCGTTTGTGAGGATGCATCAGGGGACGAAACACATAAACTTTCAGATGATCCTGCGAGAGCAAACAAGGGCCATTATACACACTTTACAGAGGATGAACAGAAAATACTCATGACATTATGGTGCATTTTCAGATCACCTCTTATGATCGGTGCGGAAATGAGAGATAATGACGAGTTTACTTTATCTCTTTTAACTAACAAAAAGCTTCTTAATATGCATAAGCACGGCAAGAAGGCAAGAGAAATATCCAGAAAAGATGACATGGTTATCTGGAAGAGCCAGACCAAGGACGGCAAGCTCTACGTTGCTGTGTTTAATATTGGAGAAAAAGAAAATTCGGCTAAGATCAAGTTCAAGGACCTTGGACTTGATACAAAAGATGAGTTTCCGGCTATAGATGTATGGGAAGGCAGCAGGTACACTATCAAGGATAAAAAAGAAGTAAAGTTAAAGCCTCACAGCGTCGTTTGTTTCGAGATTGAAGCAGGGGAAACCTTTAGCAAAAGCTAA